ACAATATCATTTTCCATGTCAGGATTTGTTAGTTAAATGACCTCTTCAAATGTCATTTCAGTCAGGAGTGCGATTCGCAATTAGATGTAATGTTACGGCGTATTTCAATATTCACTTATAATGGATTTATACTACAGAATAAGTTTTAGATATCAATAAAATTGCATTTGTCTGCATTGTTTCGTTATATAACAAGTTCTTCAAGGGTCACTTAAAAAAGAATAATGGCCATTTAAGTCTGCATTAGTTCTTTTTAAAAGTAATTAATGCAATTGCATATGGTCTTTCTTCGGAACCGTGCTCTCTCGTAATATTGTAGTTCGTGATGGGGTAAATGCCTTTTAAAGACAAGCAATCTTATGCCAAGCATGAAGTGTTTCAAGTTAAACTTTGAATGCATTATTTAATGTAGTATGTTTGTGATAAATGGACAATACGCATTAATAGTGCATTGTATGTGACACATTTATGGTCTAAATATATCTAATACATACTAAACGCTAAGGACTGGCTTTCCTTTAacaaaaatatcatcaaagctgaaagtgtcgttcttgataagcctgtgtggacgaAACATGAacatcagggacgaaactttacgcacatgcagtaagcctcaGTGTTCAGAGCAAGCCtcatattatttttgtattactcTCACTTAGAATGTCCTctgataatttaacaataatcaattCATTAGGGAaaaattttcagatttttttctcATCCAAAAGTTCATGGGGTTCTTTTCCATATGTCCTCTTTCCAGCTATCGTGTGATATTCACATGCAATGTCCTCTTTAGGCGCCCCCGAAGCTACTAGTGGGAAACTTCAACGAACTGATCAAGTACCTGACACGCAACAATGAACGCTGGGACGACCTGTGTAAGATACGAGCCATCTTCCTCTGGGTCACATCCATAGACGTGTACAACCTCAAGGTATGGGGGCTTTGTAACTATAAGCTAGCTTTGAGTGCGTATTTTCCGACACTGTCTAGAGCGGCTGCGAATTTTTGTAGTGCTTAATACTTTGTTCAATTTATATTTAGTAAGTTCTTTCATCACTAGCGGTTTATCGATTTCATAAGAACCTAACACATGTGTCCcttaaaccattaccataatcatCATAATTGTCATCTTCGTCCTCAGCATAAAAAGCAGCAGGAGACTCAGGAGAAGCGTCGTCATCGTCATCTTCAACTGTATCATTATCCCCAATATCACTATCAACATAATAGTAATTGCCACCGCCCCCCTCCGAACAATAACGTCATCAATTTAGAAATCATCCTCGTCATGTTATTGCCATCATCATAATGACCATCGTCATCATTATTCTCATCATAATAGCTATCAACATCGTAATTAATTAGCACATAACTAAGATTGTcgttttatacttttatttaagcCTCGTGCTTAGCAAATTGTGTTTTATGCATGCACGTCAAGTGTTATGCAAGAGGAAGCCTGTGcaattcacacaggctaatcagagacgaaactttccgcttgtatggaattttgcGTTTCAAGGTAGTCGcttctacacgaaaatctagtttatgtgtggactgcacaggcgaatagGGGACAGCATTTGCGCACATGCATCATACCTAGTTTTTCCAGACCGCAGCTCAATTTAACGTTCATTGTCGCTACTCTAGGTGGACGGTGTACCCCCGACACACTCGCCTCTCGAGTACTTTACGAAGATCCAGTGTAACATGGGCAACCACGCCCACCTCATATCTGGACTCTGTCAGTAAGTATATGTAAGCCGAATATAAGTAACTGTTTTTCGGATTGCGTATATATGTGTCGACatgatcaatataattatatttatgttttttctcTCTCGTGCTGATATAAAAGGTTTAAGAATTTTGTCCAGACTTGAATCTGGGTGTCAACTGGCAGCAATTAAATCTATTCGGagaaacatatttttaacaaaataaatgacatttttatttccCTCGGTAAGTCGGCATATAGTAGTCGCACAGTTAGTTCGTCAGTCCGTTTTGGGAAGGTATTTTTGTGTTACACAATCCTTCCAAATACTTAGCTGAttttttttggtatgtgagtctttctacatgacttacagatgaattgCGTGTTTCATCCCGGTCCTTTGTTTTTTAGCGAAGATATGGCCTTCTCTATAATTATAGTATTTGAGAGTTTAAAAAAACGCTtccagatatttagctgattttgtGAATGTTGGGCTAATGTAAGTTTCGTTCCGATCCATTGATTTTTGGGAAAGTTATAGTCCTTggactttttttcttttaaataaaatttcccgtTTTTTCCCAAAACGCTTTCAAATACTTTCAAAGGCCCCTAACTTTGTCAAATAACAATGGCCCGTAAATTCGTCATGATGCTTTTATTTGGGATATAgctgctgtgtggcttcaaagtgcagaagggggcattgcgtctcacaaacgcagctctttttttttgttttatagtttaataatatatgatGTAATGTGCCACGCTTAATTTTGCGTCATTATAATCATATAAGGACACCGCAAGTGATTgtaatacattattaaatgtgTCAAAGCTCAACATATTCTAGGATAAAATAAGATGTGTTTCTGATCGGCACACAGCCCCACACGTACGGACCGCGGTACTAGCATTGTAATATAACATCGCTTTCAGAATGGCGGGAATCCCGTGCGTCATCATCAGCGGCATGAACAAGAGCGCCGCCTATGACATCGGAGGCCGCGTTGATCGGAAGAGCATGGGTGCGCAGTGGAATGCCGTTTACGTGAACGACGACTGGCGCTTCCTGGACGCTTTCTGGGCCTCCGCGTGTGTGGTCGGCCGTAAGACGGGCGAGTGGACGCTCGTAGACTCGGACGGCAACGTGACACAGGTGAACGCGATATTTGAGTTGCGCTCTGGGGAAACGGGATTAAACGCATGTccttaaaatgtcgtcccagataagcctatgcagccCGTACTTgttaatcaagaacgacacttgAGACTTTAACTGGATTTTAGCCAAACAAAGcttgctttaaacaaaaaataccataaaagcggaaagtttcgtccccgattagcctgtgcagactttacaggctaatttgggacgacacttttcgcgcatgcataaaaccccgttttcccagaacgaggtttgtttgttttattgtttcacTTTTTCTTAAGGGGATGGCTAGGGTTAGACATGTAACGTGGTAAGGCTTAACAGAAGAAAGGGTAAAGTCGTACCACTTCTtgcactatttacaaatataGTGTTTTGTTATGCAGAATATAATGTGTTAGATAGTCTCCTAAAAGGGAGAACATGATATTAAAAAGCCAGTGCGTAATATCACCACGTCAAGTCATGTATGTCCCCTCCCCGAAGTTGTTGCTTAAGGTTTAAAAACCAACGTTTAAAAATGAATGTGCTATGAAAAGTTTTATACATATGGCACGCACATAATTATATGTTTCATTCGTGTAATATTGAGAAGCTTACATGgcatttgataattttaaattattgcagGATATTAACACTTAAGTTGTTTGtctaataaataatattacatgCAATTCATTCGATTCTTACATTGGTTTTCAACATTCGTACATGAACGTAGGCAAACTTTGAACCAATATTATCAgtattaaacccatttatgcctagcgtctagaaaaaggcattggcaaacagcgtagacccagatgagacgccgcaaacagcttaaaggaatttctgtaagaaatattctaaatatagaaataaatatactagacatcgctaattttggaaataaattgatccaatattgaaggatgggagagtccactatgcataaatgggttaaatatgctTTACTTTTTCGCTGATTTGAAGATTAACTACTTCTGCTTCAAACATAATTCGTATACATACTTATCCAAAAATTCAAAAGCTTTCGAAAAGACATACTTTCAGTTCGGGCCACTTGGGTGTTATCTTTTCGATAAACCGTAatctcaaaaaaaaaattacagaCGGAAGTATGAATGATCTGTTATCGTTACACATGTCATATACATAATATACACATCCATTAGCCAAAACAGTTTAATGTCATCAGAAGTTTAAAGACATAACACTTCAGCTGAACTTCTCTCTGATTGCTTAGAAGTGATGAATAATGTACCCGTAATTAATGTAAATGTCTCTGTAGAACTAGATGAGTTGAATACACAATGTACtagtgagccgcgctctgggtaAATGTGTTTAATGCGTGTtacgtaagtgtcgtcccagattagcctatgcaatccgcacaggctaatcattgacgacacttttcgttttaactggattttcactaagtaaagactttctttaaacaaaaactaccaTAAAAGAGAAAAAGGTCGTCTCCCATATCTCCCCTACCCTGAATGAGATGTTTCTGGTTCCCACAATTCCGTTATTTCCTAACTCACAAAGACATCATCACAATTTTCCTGTTTTCCGTTAGCCACAATTCCTTGTTTTCCGTTCCCAAACATTCCCATGTTTTCCGTTACCCACATTTCCTTGTTTTCCGTTACCCAAAATAACACTGTTTTCCGTTACCCACAATTCCTTGTTTTTCATTACCCAAAATTCCTCGTTTTTTTTTCCCAGGAGGACGAGGAGTCAGCGGAGGGCACGACGCAGCACCGCATTAACGAGTTCTACTTCTTCCCCGACCCCGACAAGCTCGTCTGGACGCACTACCCGGACGAGGTGCAGTGGCAGCTGCTTGATCGGCCCGTCAGCCAGAAAGAGTTCGAGGAACACGTGTACCTCCGGGAGCGCTTCCACTATCTCGGTATGAAGCTCATGCCCAATAGCCACGACAGGTGCGTTCTGTCGTCCAAAGACGGCGAAATCGAAATCGTGTTCTCGCTTCCGCCTAAGAGCAGTGAGAATTCCCGGTTCAAGTACATGTTATACCAAGGGCAGAAGTCGCGGAACAAGGAAGAAGAGGACATATTGCTAGACCGGTTCGTGATGTTCGAGCACACGGCGCATCTTCTGCGGTTCACTATTCGGTTCCCGATATCAGGGCGGTTCAAAATGGACGTGTTTGGTCTGGACGTGACGGAGTCAGACATATTTGATCTGGCATGTACGTACATTATTCAGTGCAATGAGGCGAAGAAGAATTGCTTGCCGCTACCGGACGTGCCTCCGATCGGATGGGGACCTGGAGCGAACGCCAAAGAAGCTGGTCTGAAACCTATTACGCATGACGGTGCCATAATTGTCACCAAGGACGGGAACGTGGAGATTCGTCTAGCCGCCGAAAAGAACATACAACTGCATCAGATGTTGAAACACGCCCTCATTGACGAGGCGACGCTTAGTAACTACGCGGTCACCAGACTGGAAAATGGCGAAGCCGTCGTAAACATCCGACTGCCACAGGGCGGTGAATACGCGCTGAAGCTGTACGCAGACGACGCGGGCAAGGAAGGCGTGGCACCAAACGTTTTGAACTACCTGATCAAGAGCGAAGGAAAGAACGTCAGCAATCCGCCCTTCCCGAACATCAGCGACGGGTCGCTGGGAGCGAAACCGCTTTCTGAGAATCTCGGTGTCAAGGCCATAACGCCCAAGGGTGGAAACATTCAGGCCAAGAACGGTCGCACGCGCGTGGAGTTCCAAGCTCGAAGCGGCGTACAGCTTATGGTAGAACTGCACAGCAGCGACGAGCTAGCTTGCAAGCGCATGATGGTGACCCCGAAAGAGGAGAATGGCAAGTGGATATTCGACCTTGATATGCCGGAAGAAGGTGAATATTCTCTGAACGTGTTTGGCTGTTCAAAGAACTCGGTAGACAGAATCTACAATGTGCACTCGTACCTGGTGAAATCCGACGGCCGGAAGTTGGACGGGGCTGAGATCGATATGCGCGCGCAGAACAAACACGTTCAGACGCACGTTCCCATAGAAACAGTACAGACATCCGACAACGAAGTTCTCATACCTATTCCACCCGGTTTCGAAGACGTCTGCGCGTCTCTTCACAGACGGAACGCGAACGATCCCCCGAACGCTCACCAGGTGGATATCATAGAACAGGACGGTATTCAGCTGATACGGGCGCGACTTCCGGAGTTTGGCGAGTATCAGCTGAACCTGTACGACCGAGACAGAAAGGCCGTGCTTCGAAACATCGCCAAGTACCAAATAAACCGGCGACCTCCAGGTACTTGTTTTGCAGTTTCAACATTATGTAGCCACTTTTATTCTGCTGTAAATTTATCATAGAATAACATTCGCGAAGAAAGCAATAAACTGATGAAAAAAATCACGGTACTAAAATTTTAGAATATATATGCCTTTCTTCTGTAAAACCTATTTTATAGATGCCCAAATATGCATCCAGAACGCGGTTTATGTAATTAGGATTGACACCAATTGTATCTCTGTTGTCAGGCGAGCTATACGAGGACAATACGAAGATGCTGATGCACAACCTCGGCGCCACACAGCCGATCGTGGAGGAGGACGAGGAGGAGTATGCAGCACCCAGCAGGATCGACAAGAACGAGTCGGACGAGGACAAGAACAAGCGCATGGAGGGTAGGCGTGAAACATGGCCGTGTGGCTTTGGGGTTCCTTTATATGTGGATCGTTTTTGAAAatctgggctgaatgcatgtgcgtaaagtgtcgtcccagattagcctgtgcagtccgcagagtctaatcagggacgacacattacgcccATACTTGATTTTTATTAAGAAGCGACTTCCTTtaagcgaaaaaaaacaacaacaaacgcgcggactggacaggctaatctggtacgacactttacgcacatggattacgCCTAGTTTTCCTAAAATGTGGCCCAtatatattggaaataaattacCTTGAATTGTCGTATTATCTCTTTATATATATAGTGTGTACTTTGTAGACATTTCCTATTATGGGAATACTCGTATCTAAAATGTACAGATTTGAATATTAAGGATCTCGTTCTTCACAAACCAGATTTAgttgtatttttcaaattttcgaTAAAATACGTGTCAAAATCATATCTTTCTGTTATGCGAACACATTGACCATCTTTGTTTAATAGCATTTGGCTCTTGCTTAAATTGAGACCTGTGCGATCCTATTCAGTCGTTTTAGAAGTATAACTTTGGaacatataataaaacaaatgtaccAGACCAGTCATGATAATACAATTAGGCTCGTCTTCgtgaaaacgggtcttaatgcacgtacttaaagtttcgtcccagataagggacgacacttgtcGTCTAAACTGGGTTttcgctatgaagagacttcctttaaacgaaaaataccagaacagcggaaagtgtcgtcccatataagcctgtgatgactacacaggcttatctgggactacgtTTTATCAATATGCATCAAGTCtcgtttttccagagcgcggctTATTTCAATACCATACCTTAATACTATGTCCCTTTGTTGCCTGGTGACTGCCTTTGGTGTGACATGTTCTCATATTTGTGCCAGTATTCTAGCACTTTCCAAAAGCTTCGTATAAACTTCAGTTCACATTATAGCCTTAAATTTTCTACTACAATGGATAATATGTTAAAAATCATATATGAAATCATATAAGGTTTACATAATTTTGACTGGAGCATTGTCGTTCCTTAAATCTCGATGAAACATAATCTATTTACAAGCGCATTAGTTCATGTTGTCAGCAGATTGCAACCTCCTGTCAGACTTAGGCTTTCTCATACAACacgcaaattcgttgaattttgATATtccaaatatattttgtttatttatggaCGAACATCCCTTGATATACGATGTAATCATACAAATTAATTAAGTGTAAGGCAATTGCGTTTATGCATTGTcatttcctcattgatatctatacacccatgaagtttcatgttcatatcatgtagcgtatctgagatatagccttgaaaagtaacgtcatacaaaaacaacaaaggacaatatCTGTtagttaagaaagtgtagggttatggttcttgtgcatggcactccTTTCCGTTGATTTCTACTCACCCACAAAATTTCTTGTTGAAATGTAGAATCgtatctgagaaatagccctgaaaagttccatcacACATAACaaccaagggcaataactcttattcaaGAAAGTGAAGATGTAAACTTCTTAAGCATGTcaatcaatacacccatgaagtttcatgttaaagttatgcatggtatctgagatatagccttgaaaagttataTCAAATCAAAAACAAAGGGCATTTTCTCTTATAAAGAAGGTGTAGGGTTGTGGTTCTTTTTGTTGATATCGtatatggtatctgagatatagccataacaagttttgtgacagacggactgactgacggacggactgacagacggacggacaacgccaattttATATCCCTTCGCCTTTGGAGGAGGATAAAAGGCTCTCTAAAGATTGATACCATCGCAATAAAGATAAAACGTATTCTTTTTGTCATATATTTCTTCTATCGAAAGataaaacatgatttaaataCTTGTAATCTCCTTTGACGAGCGTTTGGCTATGAATGTAAAAccatttgagcctcgttctgtgaaaccAGCGCTGAGTGCATGTGCgttgctgtccgcacaggctaatcaggaacgacactttcggtctaaactggatatttgctaaggagaggcttcctttaaacgataAATACCATGAAAtctaaagtgtcgtccttgattagcgaGCGCGGACTGCGTAGATCACTTGGGATTACACTTTgtccacatgcatttagcccagttttcccagaacgcggctcattttatCTTTAGTTTCCTCCATACATGACAACAAATAGTTCGATGATTTTTTTCAACCTGCAACATGTTTCTTCTTTCACCTAATGATTGCTATTGTATTTGCTGTTTACTATGTACCAATGTGTTGTGCACTTTATACCAACATTTCACCTTTCAGCCCAGTTAGAGATAGACCAAGGTATAAATATGCAGTTTAATTTGCGCTAACATATAACGTAGAACCTAACTAGATTTTATATTTGGTCGAATTTATTTCGGGAAACACAGTAAGTCTTTATGTGCACTGGCGGAACTTAAACGGGAGTTGGTTAGATGAATGAT
This sequence is a window from Dreissena polymorpha isolate Duluth1 chromosome 16, UMN_Dpol_1.0, whole genome shotgun sequence. Protein-coding genes within it:
- the LOC127862250 gene encoding uncharacterized protein LOC127862250 isoform X2, with amino-acid sequence MGTGASTQVQQPTRPVTAPYAKPAVNGNAAPSSSAKNPAPPKSAGLDLRRAHTSVQNNGHTSSDESTSSSPGARSGQQQDPPNYHRSQIPPPRPPRTLKSDIFSLERYKEVDDYVLNAPPKLLVGNFNELIKYLTRNNERWDDLCKIRAIFLWVTSIDVYNLKVDGVPPTHSPLEYFTKIQCNMGNHAHLISGLCQMAGIPCVIISGMNKSAAYDIGGRVDRKSMGAQWNAVYVNDDWRFLDAFWASACVVGRKTGEWTLVDSDGNVTQEDEESAEGTTQHRINEFYFFPDPDKLVWTHYPDEVQWQLLDRPVSQKEFEEHVYLRERFHYLGMKLMPNSHDRCVLSSKDGEIEIVFSLPPKSSENSRFKYMLYQGQKSRNKEEEDILLDRFVMFEHTAHLLRFTIRFPISGRFKMDVFGLDVTESDIFDLACTYIIQCNEAKKNCLPLPDVPPIGWGPGANAKEAGLKPITHDGAIIVTKDGNVEIRLAAEKNIQLHQMLKHALIDEATLSNYAVTRLENGEAVVNIRLPQGGEYALKLYADDAGKEGVAPNVLNYLIKSEGKNVSNPPFPNISDGSLGAKPLSENLGVKAITPKGGNIQAKNGRTRVEFQARSGVQLMVELHSSDELACKRMMVTPKEENGKWIFDLDMPEEGEYSLNVFGCSKNSVDRIYNVHSYLVKSDGRKLDGAEIDMRAQNKHVQTHVPIETVQTSDNEVLIPIPPGFEDVCASLHRRNANDPPNAHQVDIIEQDGIQLIRARLPEFGEYQLNLYDRDRKAVLRNIAKYQINRRPPGELYEDNTKMLMHNLGATQPIVEEDEEEYAAPSRIDKNESDEDKNKRMEEEQRRATRRQIQKAIDMKDPEMLERYIQAYEKLNPAYDDEMLVKARRVLAALDAKEELTQACQRRDLDSLKKAIARAKDVNYDHQLDLQLALANRLRDQLERIEKLRHSVLNLDSKTIAEIKTYSNPPDGVHQSMMATFILLGNTPKEVRNWRTCQALVGKTGKESLMRRISGFDPKDCSLAVAQLAKHMIENYSMSQIRDVSAGAATFFGWSLGMIEEIESTGGSGMGIISKPPQKQERPKTKNSSRNGKR
- the LOC127862250 gene encoding uncharacterized protein LOC127862250 isoform X1, translated to MGTGASTQVQQPTRPVTAPYAKPAVNGNAAPSSSAKNPAPPKSAGLDLRRAHTSVQNNGHTSSDESTSSSPGARSGQQQDPPNYHRSQIPPPRPPRTLKSDIFSLERYKEVDDYVLNAPPKLLVGNFNELIKYLTRNNERWDDLCKIRAIFLWVTSIDVYNLKVDGVPPTHSPLEYFTKIQCNMGNHAHLISGLCQMAGIPCVIISGMNKSAAYDIGGRVDRKSMGAQWNAVYVNDDWRFLDAFWASACVVGRKTGEWTLVDSDGNVTQEDEESAEGTTQHRINEFYFFPDPDKLVWTHYPDEVQWQLLDRPVSQKEFEEHVYLRERFHYLGMKLMPNSHDRCVLSSKDGEIEIVFSLPPKSSENSRFKYMLYQGQKSRNKEEEDILLDRFVMFEHTAHLLRFTIRFPISGRFKMDVFGLDVTESDIFDLACTYIIQCNEAKKNCLPLPDVPPIGWGPGANAKEAGLKPITHDGAIIVTKDGNVEIRLAAEKNIQLHQMLKHALIDEATLSNYAVTRLENGEAVVNIRLPQGGEYALKLYADDAGKEGVAPNVLNYLIKSEGKNVSNPPFPNISDGSLGAKPLSENLGVKAITPKGGNIQAKNGRTRVEFQARSGVQLMVELHSSDELACKRMMVTPKEENGKWIFDLDMPEEGEYSLNVFGCSKNSVDRIYNVHSYLVKSDGRKLDGAEIDMRAQNKHVQTHVPIETVQTSDNEVLIPIPPGFEDVCASLHRRNANDPPNAHQVDIIEQDGIQLIRARLPEFGEYQLNLYDRDRKAVLRNIAKYQINRRPPGELYEDNTKMLMHNLGATQPIVEEDEEEYAAPSRIDKNESDEDKNKRMEAQLEIDQEEQRRATRRQIQKAIDMKDPEMLERYIQAYEKLNPAYDDEMLVKARRVLAALDAKEELTQACQRRDLDSLKKAIARAKDVNYDHQLDLQLALANRLRDQLERIEKLRHSVLNLDSKTIAEIKTYSNPPDGVHQSMMATFILLGNTPKEVRNWRTCQALVGKTGKESLMRRISGFDPKDCSLAVAQLAKHMIENYSMSQIRDVSAGAATFFGWSLGMIEEIESTGGSGMGIISKPPQKQERPKTKNSSRNGKR
- the LOC127862250 gene encoding uncharacterized protein LOC127862250 isoform X6 yields the protein MGTGASTQVQQPTRPVTAPYAKPAVNGNAAPSSSAKNPAPPKSAGARSGQQQDPPNYHRSQIPPPRPPRTLKSDIFSLERYKEVDDYVLNAPPKLLVGNFNELIKYLTRNNERWDDLCKIRAIFLWVTSIDVYNLKVDGVPPTHSPLEYFTKIQCNMGNHAHLISGLCQMAGIPCVIISGMNKSAAYDIGGRVDRKSMGAQWNAVYVNDDWRFLDAFWASACVVGRKTGEWTLVDSDGNVTQEDEESAEGTTQHRINEFYFFPDPDKLVWTHYPDEVQWQLLDRPVSQKEFEEHVYLRERFHYLGMKLMPNSHDRCVLSSKDGEIEIVFSLPPKSSENSRFKYMLYQGQKSRNKEEEDILLDRFVMFEHTAHLLRFTIRFPISGRFKMDVFGLDVTESDIFDLACTYIIQCNEAKKNCLPLPDVPPIGWGPGANAKEAGLKPITHDGAIIVTKDGNVEIRLAAEKNIQLHQMLKHALIDEATLSNYAVTRLENGEAVVNIRLPQGGEYALKLYADDAGKEGVAPNVLNYLIKSEGKNVSNPPFPNISDGSLGAKPLSENLGVKAITPKGGNIQAKNGRTRVEFQARSGVQLMVELHSSDELACKRMMVTPKEENGKWIFDLDMPEEGEYSLNVFGCSKNSVDRIYNVHSYLVKSDGRKLDGAEIDMRAQNKHVQTHVPIETVQTSDNEVLIPIPPGFEDVCASLHRRNANDPPNAHQVDIIEQDGIQLIRARLPEFGEYQLNLYDRDRKAVLRNIAKYQINRRPPGELYEDNTKMLMHNLGATQPIVEEDEEEYAAPSRIDKNESDEDKNKRMEAQLEIDQEEQRRATRRQIQKAIDMKDPEMLERYIQAYEKLNPAYDDEMLVKARRVLAALDAKEELTQACQRRDLDSLKKAIARAKDVNYDHQLDLQLALANRLRDQLERIEKLRHSVLNLDSKTIAEIKTYSNPPDGVHQSMMATFILLGNTPKEVRNWRTCQALVGKTGKESLMRRISGFDPKDCSLAVAQLAKHMIENYSMSQIRDVSAGAATFFGWSLGMIEEIESTGGSGMGIISKPPQKQERPKTKNSSRNGKR
- the LOC127862250 gene encoding uncharacterized protein LOC127862250 isoform X4; translation: MGTGASTQVQQPTRPVTAPYAKPAVNGNAAPSSSAKNPAPPKSAGLDLRRAHTSVGARSGQQQDPPNYHRSQIPPPRPPRTLKSDIFSLERYKEVDDYVLNAPPKLLVGNFNELIKYLTRNNERWDDLCKIRAIFLWVTSIDVYNLKVDGVPPTHSPLEYFTKIQCNMGNHAHLISGLCQMAGIPCVIISGMNKSAAYDIGGRVDRKSMGAQWNAVYVNDDWRFLDAFWASACVVGRKTGEWTLVDSDGNVTQEDEESAEGTTQHRINEFYFFPDPDKLVWTHYPDEVQWQLLDRPVSQKEFEEHVYLRERFHYLGMKLMPNSHDRCVLSSKDGEIEIVFSLPPKSSENSRFKYMLYQGQKSRNKEEEDILLDRFVMFEHTAHLLRFTIRFPISGRFKMDVFGLDVTESDIFDLACTYIIQCNEAKKNCLPLPDVPPIGWGPGANAKEAGLKPITHDGAIIVTKDGNVEIRLAAEKNIQLHQMLKHALIDEATLSNYAVTRLENGEAVVNIRLPQGGEYALKLYADDAGKEGVAPNVLNYLIKSEGKNVSNPPFPNISDGSLGAKPLSENLGVKAITPKGGNIQAKNGRTRVEFQARSGVQLMVELHSSDELACKRMMVTPKEENGKWIFDLDMPEEGEYSLNVFGCSKNSVDRIYNVHSYLVKSDGRKLDGAEIDMRAQNKHVQTHVPIETVQTSDNEVLIPIPPGFEDVCASLHRRNANDPPNAHQVDIIEQDGIQLIRARLPEFGEYQLNLYDRDRKAVLRNIAKYQINRRPPGELYEDNTKMLMHNLGATQPIVEEDEEEYAAPSRIDKNESDEDKNKRMEAQLEIDQEEQRRATRRQIQKAIDMKDPEMLERYIQAYEKLNPAYDDEMLVKARRVLAALDAKEELTQACQRRDLDSLKKAIARAKDVNYDHQLDLQLALANRLRDQLERIEKLRHSVLNLDSKTIAEIKTYSNPPDGVHQSMMATFILLGNTPKEVRNWRTCQALVGKTGKESLMRRISGFDPKDCSLAVAQLAKHMIENYSMSQIRDVSAGAATFFGWSLGMIEEIESTGGSGMGIISKPPQKQERPKTKNSSRNGKR
- the LOC127862250 gene encoding uncharacterized protein LOC127862250 isoform X5, encoding MGTGASTQVQQPTRPVTAPYAKPAVNGNAAPSSSAKNPAPPKSAVDEWYPEGARSGQQQDPPNYHRSQIPPPRPPRTLKSDIFSLERYKEVDDYVLNAPPKLLVGNFNELIKYLTRNNERWDDLCKIRAIFLWVTSIDVYNLKVDGVPPTHSPLEYFTKIQCNMGNHAHLISGLCQMAGIPCVIISGMNKSAAYDIGGRVDRKSMGAQWNAVYVNDDWRFLDAFWASACVVGRKTGEWTLVDSDGNVTQEDEESAEGTTQHRINEFYFFPDPDKLVWTHYPDEVQWQLLDRPVSQKEFEEHVYLRERFHYLGMKLMPNSHDRCVLSSKDGEIEIVFSLPPKSSENSRFKYMLYQGQKSRNKEEEDILLDRFVMFEHTAHLLRFTIRFPISGRFKMDVFGLDVTESDIFDLACTYIIQCNEAKKNCLPLPDVPPIGWGPGANAKEAGLKPITHDGAIIVTKDGNVEIRLAAEKNIQLHQMLKHALIDEATLSNYAVTRLENGEAVVNIRLPQGGEYALKLYADDAGKEGVAPNVLNYLIKSEGKNVSNPPFPNISDGSLGAKPLSENLGVKAITPKGGNIQAKNGRTRVEFQARSGVQLMVELHSSDELACKRMMVTPKEENGKWIFDLDMPEEGEYSLNVFGCSKNSVDRIYNVHSYLVKSDGRKLDGAEIDMRAQNKHVQTHVPIETVQTSDNEVLIPIPPGFEDVCASLHRRNANDPPNAHQVDIIEQDGIQLIRARLPEFGEYQLNLYDRDRKAVLRNIAKYQINRRPPGELYEDNTKMLMHNLGATQPIVEEDEEEYAAPSRIDKNESDEDKNKRMEAQLEIDQEEQRRATRRQIQKAIDMKDPEMLERYIQAYEKLNPAYDDEMLVKARRVLAALDAKEELTQACQRRDLDSLKKAIARAKDVNYDHQLDLQLALANRLRDQLERIEKLRHSVLNLDSKTIAEIKTYSNPPDGVHQSMMATFILLGNTPKEVRNWRTCQALVGKTGKESLMRRISGFDPKDCSLAVAQLAKHMIENYSMSQIRDVSAGAATFFGWSLGMIEEIESTGGSGMGIISKPPQKQERPKTKNSSRNGKR